One genomic window of Manihot esculenta cultivar AM560-2 chromosome 16, M.esculenta_v8, whole genome shotgun sequence includes the following:
- the LOC122722110 gene encoding uncharacterized protein LOC122722110: MPSLSYKYCVVFIITSTFYIFSSSLLFLTPAEKMSLLMRRPSSSTYSYSKLDKEDPEDVIHRRAQFLIYKTLQQADSRGKPSFLRIRLCRLKVKIGKKLKKLRKSMILSVSAARVRMYKQVANQWKRLFCHGEAIASLPSVLA; this comes from the coding sequence ATGCCTTCTCTTTCTTATAAATACTGTGTAGTCTTCATTATCACTTCCACCTTTTACATCTTTTCTAGCTCTCTTCTCTTCCTCACACCAGCAGAGAAAATGAGCCTATTGATGAGGAGACCATCATCATCAACCTATAGTTACTCAAAGCTGGATAAAGAAGACCCAGAAGATGTAATTCATCGACGAGCTCAGTTCTTGATCTACAAAACTCTGCAACAAGCTGATTCCAGAGGAAAGCCATCGTTTCTGAGGATCAGATTGTGTAGATTAAAGGTGAAGATTGGGAAGAAATTGAAGAAGTTAAGGAAAAGCATGATTTTAAGCGTTTCTGCTGCTAGAGTTAGGATGTATAAGCAAGTTGCCAATCAATGGAAACGTTTGTTTTGCCATGGAGAGGCCATTGCTAGTCTTCCCTCTGTCTTGGCTTGA
- the LOC110603415 gene encoding protein DETOXIFICATION 40: protein METRSELHEPILGSLHESTEHYEVKSELEKVLTDTQLPYFKRLRIASWIELKLLFPLAGPAVFVYMINNFMSQSTRVFAGHLGNLELAAASLGNGGIQLFAYGLMLGMGSAVETLCGQAYGAHRNEMLGIYLQRAIVVLTLTAIPMTVIYLLSKPALLLLGEPKKVASAAAVFVYGLIPQIFAYAVNFPIQKFLQAQSIVYPSAIISAATLGVHLLVTWVALFKPGMGLVGASLALSLSWWIIVVAQFVYIVKSDRCKETWTGFSLQAFSGLWPFVKLSAGSAVMLCLETWYSQILILIAGLLDNPEIALDSLAVCLSINGLMFMVSVGFNAAASVRVSNELGAGNPKSAEFSVFIVNLVSFIIAVIEAAVVLALRHLISYAFTSGETVADAVAELSPFLGITLILNGIQPVLSGVAVGCGWQAFVAYVNVGCYYVVGIPLGFLLGFKFDLGAKGIWCGMIGGTLMQTMILLWVTIRTNWNEEVEKARMRLNCWENNEPQEAKI from the exons ATGGAGACTCGAAGTGAACTCCATGAACCCATTTTAGGCTCCTTGCATGAATCTACTGAACATTATGAAGTGAAATCCGAGCTCGAAAAGGTTCTAACCGACACTCAGTTGCCCTACTTCAAGCGACTCCGCATAGCGTCATGGATCGAGTTGAAGCTTCTCTTCCCCCTAGCTGGACCCGCAGTGTTTGTCTACATGATCAACAACTTCATGTCTCAGTCCACCAGAGTATTCGCCGGCCACCTCGGCAATCTTGAACTTGCTGCTGCATCTCTTGGCAATGGAGGCATCCAACTCTTTGCGTATGGCCTCATG TTAGGAATGGGAAGTGCAGTAGAAACTCTGTGTGGCCAAGCTTATGGTGCCCACAGAAATGAAATGCTAGGCATATATCTTCAAAGAGCAATAGTTGTGCTAACTCTCACTGCTATACCGATGACTGTGATCTATCTATTATCGAAGCCAGCGTTGCTCTTGCTGGGAGAACCAAAAAAGGTGGCATCAGCAGCTGCAGTGTTTGTCTACGGTTTAATACCTCAAATTTTCGCTTATGCTGTGAATTTTCCGATACAAAAATTCCTGCAAGCACAAAGCATAGTGTACCCAAGTGCCATTATATCAGCAGCTACACTTGGGGTTCACTTATTAGTAACTTGGGTGGCATTGTTTAAGCCGGGAATGGGATTGGTTGGTGCATCACTGGCTTTGAGCTTGTCATGGTGGATCATAGTAGTTGCTCAGTTTGTTTATATAGTGAAGAGTGATCGGTGTAAGGAGACATGGACTGGATTTTCTTTACAAGCATTCTCTGGGCTTTGGCCATTTGTTAAATTATCTGCAGGATCAGCAGTGATGCTGTGCTTGGAGACCTGGTACTCTCAGATATTAATTTTGATTGCTGGGCTGCTCGATAACCCTGAGATTGCCTTGGACTCACTTGCTGTATG TTTGTCTATAAATGGGCTGATGTTCATGGTCTCTGTCGGTTTCAATGCAGCTGCAAG TGTCAGAGTTAGCAATGAATTAGGAGCTGGGAATCCAAAGTCAGCAGAATTCTCAGTTTTTATAGTGAATTTAGTTTCCTTCATAATTGCAGTGATAGAAGCAGCTGTTGTGCTTGCTTTACGCCATCTAATCAGCTATGCCTTCACCAGTGGTGAAACTGTGGCTGATGCTGTTGCAGAACTCTCTCCATTTTTGGGTATCACCCTCATACTTAATGGAATTCAACCTGTCTTATCTG GAGTTGCTGTTGGGTGTGGATGGCAAGCCTTTGTAGCGTATGTGAACGTGGGATGCTATTATGTGGTTGGAATTCCATTGGGATTTCTTCTTGGATTTAAATTTGATCTTGGAGCTAAG GGAATATGGTGTGGAATGATAGGAGGGACCTTGATGCAAACAATGATTTTGTTATGGGTGACAATTCGCACTAATTGGAATGAAGAG GTAGAAAAGGCAAGGATGCGTTTGAATTGTTGGGAGAACAATGAACCACAAGAAGCAAAGATCTGA